Proteins encoded in a region of the Nicotiana tomentosiformis chromosome 9, ASM39032v3, whole genome shotgun sequence genome:
- the LOC138899108 gene encoding uncharacterized protein has translation MQSRYEQLALIDGKSMNVVFHGQLYQNRMERAFNKKVLREWSTKNAKILPNQHCIQDLIKRFTKIEFKHVRRVQNEFADALIALSSMIQHPNKNSIDPIPIEIHKQLAYYAYVEEEFDGNAWFHDIKEYLENEEYPENATHTKKRTLRRLANHSFQNREVLYRRTPDLGLLGCLNAKEAFRLLEEIHGRTCRRYMNGFVLAKKILRAWYFRITMETTCIKYS, from the exons ATGCAGAGTCGGTATGagcaactggctctcattgacggTAAAAGTATGAATGTGGTGTTtcatggtcaactctaccagaatagaatggagAGGGCTTTCAACAAGAAG GTACTTAGAGAATGGTCCACCAAGAATGCCAAGATATTGCCAAACCAACACTGCATACAAGacttgatcaagaggttcacaaagatagagttcaaacatgttcggAGAGTTCAAAACGAGTTTGCAGATGCGCTGATtgccttgtcttccatgatacaacatccaaacAAGAACTCTATTGATCCTATTCCAATAGAAATCCATAAGCAGCTGGCTTATTACGCTTATGTTGAAGAAGAGTTCGACGGAAATGCATGGtttcatgatatcaaggagtatttgGAAAACGAAGAGTACCCAGAAAATGCTACACACACCAAGAAGCGCACGCTAcgaagattggccaaccattcCTTTCAGAACAGAGAAgttctgtatagaaggactcccgATTTGGGTCTGCTTGGATGTTTAAATGCGAAGGAGGCATTTAggttgctcgaagagatacacggCAGAACATGCAGACGTTACATGAATGGGTTTGttctagccaagaagatattaagggcaTGGTATTTTCGGATTACTATGGAGACGACCTGTATCAAATATTCATAG
- the LOC117276647 gene encoding uncharacterized protein: protein MKTCYKLLKFEMLDGTGDPSVHLRTYCVKLVEVGKNEQICMKQFMQSLTGVALSWYISQNPKKWENWVSMASDFMNRFRFNTENVPYIFYIQNLKKKQTKTFTEYATRWRSEAPKVRPPLEEEKINKFFVRVQDPQYYERLMVIENHKFSNIINIGERIEEGIKSAQARRKGKTKMVETGAAK, encoded by the exons atgaagaccTGTTACAAACTTCTTAAGTTTGAGATGCTCGATGGCACCGGTGATCCTAGTGTGCATTTAAGGACCTACTGTGTTAAGCTTGTAGAAGTGGGAAAGAATGAGCAAATCTGCATGAAGCAGTTCATGCAAAGTCTCACCGGGGTTGCATTATCCTGGTACATTAGTCAGAATCCAAAGAAGTGGGAGAACTGGGTAAGTATGGCCTCTGACTTCATGAATAGATTCAGGTTCAATACTGAAAATGTGCCATACATTTTCTATATccagaacctcaagaagaagcaaACAAAAACCTTCACTGAGTATGCTACTCGCTGGAGATCAGAGGCCCCCAAGGTGAGGCCGCCACTAGAAGAGGAAAAAATTAACAAATTCTTTGTCAGAGTTCAGGATCCACAATActatgaaagattgatggttatagaGAACCATAAGTTctccaacatcatcaacataggagaaagaatagaagagggaATCAAGAGCG CGCAggcaaggagaaaaggaaaaaCCAAGATGGTAGAGACGGGTGCTGCAAAATGA